The Aeromicrobium senzhongii genome includes a window with the following:
- a CDS encoding DUF6801 domain-containing protein, whose translation MITSSAANAADLDRTVKYMCVVRAGSLNLGNREVGVRAQTTVPDTVSPGDKIPPTPVTITLNMPEVLRSSTVDIVGGVAASGGSTNSVVTLTTGGQTQTVPIPSLTSPRLDIPQEVDAPWTIPAAGTVPEITVPDYAVDTIAVGLPTSFNVTATIFTAFPEPDDQVPATLACTVKTGEDLTLGSIGVTPVEEPTTEPTTEPTTEPTTEPTTEPTTEPTTEPTTEPTTEPTTEPTTEPTTEPTTEPTTEPTTEPTTEPTTEPTTEPTTEPTTEPTTEPTTEPTTEPTTEPTTEPTTEPTADVIDVLFNLKGSTTIKAGNGTAPLSGKIDADFDLVSSTFTADLTLDKTKAKLKALGFLPVDADLAFKSVGKTTGGIDTTTGILTATAKTDIYITSVKSFGLKIGGGDKCKASSPSTIPLKSVGRFSPTRGGSVEGTYSIAKLQGCGLLNDVLSIFASGPGNKITATLATPAS comes from the coding sequence GTGATCACCAGCAGCGCCGCCAACGCCGCTGACCTGGACAGGACCGTCAAGTACATGTGTGTCGTCCGGGCGGGCAGCCTGAACCTGGGCAACCGCGAGGTCGGCGTCCGCGCCCAGACCACGGTCCCCGACACCGTCAGCCCCGGCGACAAGATCCCCCCCACGCCTGTCACCATCACGCTGAACATGCCCGAGGTGCTCCGCAGCTCCACCGTCGACATCGTCGGCGGCGTCGCTGCGTCCGGTGGCTCGACCAACTCCGTGGTCACCCTGACCACGGGCGGCCAGACCCAGACGGTGCCGATCCCCAGCCTCACGTCGCCGCGGCTCGACATCCCGCAGGAAGTGGATGCGCCCTGGACGATCCCCGCCGCCGGCACGGTGCCGGAGATCACGGTCCCGGACTACGCGGTCGACACGATCGCCGTCGGCCTGCCGACCTCGTTCAACGTCACCGCGACCATCTTCACGGCATTCCCCGAACCCGATGATCAGGTCCCGGCCACCCTCGCCTGCACCGTCAAGACCGGCGAGGACCTGACGCTCGGTTCGATCGGCGTCACGCCGGTCGAGGAGCCGACCACGGAGCCGACCACGGAGCCGACCACGGAGCCGACCACGGAGCCGACCACGGAGCCGACGACCGAGCCGACCACGGAGCCGACCACGGAGCCGACGACCGAGCCGACGACCGAGCCGACCACGGAGCCGACGACCGAGCCGACCACGGAGCCGACCACGGAGCCGACGACCGAGCCGACCACGGAGCCGACCACGGAGCCGACGACCGAGCCGACGACCGAGCCGACCACGGAGCCGACGACCGAGCCGACCACGGAGCCGACCACGGAGCCGACCACCGAGCCGACCACGGAGCCGACCACGGAGCCGACGGCCGACGTCATCGACGTGCTCTTCAACCTGAAGGGCAGCACCACGATCAAGGCGGGCAACGGCACCGCGCCGCTGTCGGGCAAGATCGATGCCGACTTCGACCTGGTCAGCAGCACGTTCACCGCTGACCTGACCCTGGACAAGACCAAGGCCAAGCTGAAGGCCCTGGGCTTCCTGCCGGTCGACGCCGACCTGGCGTTCAAGTCGGTCGGCAAGACGACCGGCGGCATCGACACGACCACGGGCATCCTGACCGCCACGGCGAAGACCGACATCTACATCACGTCGGTCAAGTCCTTCGGTCTGAAGATCGGTGGCGGCGACAAGTGCAAGGCGTCGAGCCCCTCGACGATCCCGCTCAAGTCGGTCGGGCGCTTCAGCCCGACCCGGGGCGGCTCGGTGGAGGGTACCTACTCCATCGCCAAGCTCCAGGGTTGTGGCCTGCTGAACGACGTGCTGTCGATCTTCGCGTCCGGTCCGGGCAACAAGATCACCGCCACGCTGGCGACGCCCGCGTCCTGA